In Euwallacea fornicatus isolate EFF26 chromosome 2, ASM4011564v1, whole genome shotgun sequence, one genomic interval encodes:
- the LOC136348903 gene encoding uncharacterized protein produces the protein MVYPIKKDMPFYVTLTVLGLCRYYPLNHQSKMQFYLIYCIWAIIWNASFILGPMLMCIFDIINFDYVELVTTVPVTLAATLISSTVIVFVIKHEMWSELFKRTVDCTKFGKSINFDHLKQEKATFLAVYFVCTISGISIVAIYEIFHENTCLNVSFIIFTNILLSVLLFRILKEMKRAD, from the exons ATGGTGTATCCTATTAAAAAAGATATGCCGTTTTACGTCACTTTAACAGTTTTAGGGCTATGCAGGTATTATCCCTTAAACCATCAaagcaaaatgcaattttatttaatatactgCATTTGGGCAATAATTTGGAATGCTTCATTTATACTAGGACCAATGTTAATGTGTATTTTCGACATCATAA ATTTCGACTATGTTGAGCTGGTCACAACTGTTCCCGTAACGCTAGCAGCCACTCTCATATCGAGTACTGTTATCGTCTTCGTAATCAAACATGAAATGTGGTCTGAGCTATTCAAACGTACTGTTGACTGcacaaagtttggaaaatcgataaattttgatCACCTAAAACAAGAAAAAGCAACATTCCTAGCTGTTTACTTCGTGTGCACGATTTCTGGAATATCAATTGTTGCAATTTATGAGATATTCCATGAAAACACGTGCTTAAATGTGAGTTTCatcatttttacaaatattctTCTGAGCGTTTTACTGTTTAGAATTCTGAAAGAAATGAAACGTGCGGATTGA
- the LOC136348821 gene encoding uncharacterized protein isoform X3 produces MFLSMENKGFRETETGTELNKVTITGEINSIATCTPEVCRRTRQEFQPPNLINHSPWNQKKTYFFIGIICLMVIWIIAYTIVSKLKLV; encoded by the exons ATGTTTCTGAGT ATGGAAAACAAAGGTTTCAGGGAAACGGAGACCGGAACCGAACTCAATAAAGTCACCATCACCGGAGAAATCAATTCCATCGCCACTTGCACCCCTGAGGTTTGCCGGAGGACGCGACAAGAATTTCAACCACCCAATTTGATCAACCACAGCCCTTGGAACCAAAAAAAgacttattttttcattggAATCATTTGCTTAATGGTAATATGGATTATCGCGTATACCATAGTCAGTAAGCTGAAACTTGTATGA
- the LOC136348821 gene encoding uncharacterized protein isoform X1, whose amino-acid sequence MDLNLRNNNDYCMENKGFRETETGTELNKVTITGEINSIATCTPEVCRRTRQEFQPPNLINHSPWNQKKTYFFIGIICLMVIWIIAYTIVSKLKLV is encoded by the exons ATGGATTTAAACTTGAGGAATAACAACGATTACTGC ATGGAAAACAAAGGTTTCAGGGAAACGGAGACCGGAACCGAACTCAATAAAGTCACCATCACCGGAGAAATCAATTCCATCGCCACTTGCACCCCTGAGGTTTGCCGGAGGACGCGACAAGAATTTCAACCACCCAATTTGATCAACCACAGCCCTTGGAACCAAAAAAAgacttattttttcattggAATCATTTGCTTAATGGTAATATGGATTATCGCGTATACCATAGTCAGTAAGCTGAAACTTGTATGA
- the LOC136348821 gene encoding uncharacterized protein isoform X2 — translation MEEICLMENKGFRETETGTELNKVTITGEINSIATCTPEVCRRTRQEFQPPNLINHSPWNQKKTYFFIGIICLMVIWIIAYTIVSKLKLV, via the exons ATGGAGGAAATATGTTTG ATGGAAAACAAAGGTTTCAGGGAAACGGAGACCGGAACCGAACTCAATAAAGTCACCATCACCGGAGAAATCAATTCCATCGCCACTTGCACCCCTGAGGTTTGCCGGAGGACGCGACAAGAATTTCAACCACCCAATTTGATCAACCACAGCCCTTGGAACCAAAAAAAgacttattttttcattggAATCATTTGCTTAATGGTAATATGGATTATCGCGTATACCATAGTCAGTAAGCTGAAACTTGTATGA
- the LOC136348759 gene encoding probable 2-oxoglutarate dehydrogenase E1 component DHKTD1 homolog, mitochondrial: MLHFNKLNLNYVLKLRLYLKMERNYQSDSVFGYRKVIRPEFNVPAHHLENRSNKSKLYQLIRAYRKYGHKYAYTNSFIPSPSREKSELDPSRYGLNDLTQTFTMGEGLLQLPSNAISLKYILNFLNDTYCKFISAEFDYLESEEEKEWFALKMEKLQSEEISNEAKRRMVWLLVESQAFDDFLAKKFSSVKRYGGEGAETMMVFFDEVLQLAAKEPLEQLVVAMPHRGRLNVLTGVLNYHPAEIFHKLKGNQDFPDGYHCTGDVLSHIVSSTDISISNKLLHVSVLRNPSHLEAVNPVSMGKTRAKQLVCKDGAYGNLNWGEKVMNIQVHGDAAFVGQGVNQETLAMSAVPHFEVGGTLHLIVNNQLGFTTPGDRGRSSRYCSDLAKMIAAPVVHVNGDHPEEVLKATRLAFAYQRLFRRDVVVNLNCFRRRGHNEMDDPTFTNPEIYSVINSRRSVPDMYAEKLINERTMSEQECLNICKEQVDFLNEELKNSEHWLPRDIYFHGNWMGFSQPNHSVTVWDSGIEVELLTFVGRNSVKYPQNFDIHPTVLRGHVTNRLSRVEEGARLDWSTAEALALGSLIFQGFNVRLSGQDVGRGTFSQRHAMFVDQTTSNIFIPLNHMQPHQKAFLELANSILSEEAVLGFEYGMSLESPHNLIIWEAQFGDFFNGAQIIFDTFISSGEAKWIYQSGLVVLLPHGYDGAGPEHSSARIERFLQLSDSKEDQVDGDNVNMDICQPSTPAQYFHLLRRQMLRNYRKPLIVFTPKILLRAPECVSKFSDMQKGTCFKPVLGDITVNPPAVKRVILTSGKHYYSLVKARENLGDNTTAIVRVECYCPFPTGELMLEIKKYPNAQSYIWCQEEPQNMGAWTFMKRRFENLLGRPLKYCGRSTQASPAVAVAFLHKQQEIEILTKPFVM, from the exons atgttgcattttaacaaattaaatttaaattatgttttaaaattacggCTTTATTTGAAGATGGAGCGAAATTATCAAAGTGATAGCGTGTTTGGGTATAGGAAAGTAATTAGACCAGAGTTTAATG ttCCAGCCCACCATCTGGAGAATCGAAGCAATAAAAGCAAGTTATACCAACTAATCAGAGCTTATCGGAAATATGGACACAAATATGCCTACACGAATTCTTTTATTCCCAGCCCCTCaag GGAGAAGTCCGAACTGGACCCTTCGAGGTATGGCCTTAATGATCTAACCCAAACCTTCACCATGGGAGAAGGACTGTTGCAACTTCCGAGCAACGCAATATCACTAaagtacattttaaattttttaaacgacacTTATTGCAAGTTTATAAGTGCCGAGTTTGATTATCTAGAG agcGAGGAAGAAAAAGAATGGTTTGctcttaaaatggaaaaactccAATCTGAAGAAATCAGTAACGAGGCTAAACGGCGCATGGTTTGGCTCTTAGTGGAATCTCAAGCTTTCGACGACTTCTTAGCAAAAAAGTTCTCAAGTGTCAAAAGATATGGAGGAGAGGGGGCTGAAACTATGATGGTCTTCTTCGATGAGGTGCTGCAGTTGGCTGCCAAAGAACCCTTGGAGCAGCTGGTAGTGGCAATGCCCCATAGAGGTCGCCTTAACGTGCTTACTGGGGTTCTAAATTATCACCCAGcggaaatatttcataaacttAAGGGCAATCAAGATTTCCCTGACGGCTATCATTGCACTGGGGATGTTCTAAGCCACATAG TATCATCTACAgatatttctatttcaaataaattactgcACGTCTCAGTATTACGTAATCCTTCTCATCTGGAAGCAGTCAATCCAGTCTCAATGGGAAAAACTAGGGCCAAGCAATTGGTGTGCAAAGATGGAGCTTATGGAAACCTTAATTGGGGAGAAAAAGTGATGAATATTCAG GTTCATGGGGACGCAGCCTTTGTAGGTCAAGGGGTGAATCAAGAGACTCTGGCAATGAGCGCGGTCCCCCATTTTGAAGTGGGAGGCACTTTGCATTTAATCGTAAACAATCAGCTAGGTTTTACAACCCCTGGGGATCGGGGAAGGTCTTCTAGATACTGTAGTGACTTGGCCAAAATGATAGCAGCTCCAGTTGTGCACGTTAACGGTGATCATCCAGAG gAAGTTTTGAAAGCGACTAGATTGGCATTTGCCTATCAGAGATTGTTCAGGAGAGACGTGGTCGTTAATTTGAATTGCTTCAGGCGGCGAGGCCACAATGAAATGGATGATCCCACTTTCACTAATCCGGAAATTTATTCGGTGATCAATTCTAGGAG gtCTGTTCCAGACATGTATgcagagaaattaattaacgaAAGAACTATGAGCGAACAGGAATGTCTAAATATTTGCAAAGAACAAGTTGATTTTCTTAATGAGGAACTAAAGAATTCCGAGCACTGGTTACCTAGA GACATATATTTCCATGGTAACTGGATGGGATTTTCACAACCTAACCATTCAGTTACTGTTTGGGACTCGGGAATAGAGGTGGAGTTATTGACCTTCGTTGGGAGGAACTCTGTGAAATATCCACAAAATTTC GACATTCACCCGACAGTGTTAAGGGGACATGTTACAAACCGACTATCGCGAGTTGAGGAAGGGGCTCGTCTTGATTGGTCCACAGCTGAGGCTCTAGCTCTGGGATCTCTAATATTTCAAG gcttcaatgtacgGTTAAGTGGCCAAGACGTAGGTAGAGGCACCTTCTCTCAACGACACGCTATGTTTGTGGACCAAACAACTTCCAATATCTTTATCCCCCTGAACCATATGCAACCCCATCAAAAAGCTTTCTTAGAGCTCGCTAATAGCATTCTTTCAGAGGAGGCTGTCTTGGGCTTTGAGTACGGAATGAGTCTGGAATCTCCGCataatttgatcatttgggAGGCCCAATTTGGAGATTTTTTCAACGGGGCTCAGATCATTTTTGACACTTTTATTAGCTCTGGAGAGG CTAAATGGATATATCAGAGTGGGTTAGTAGTCCTACTTCCCCATGGATACGATGGAGCTGGTCCAGAGCATAGTTCTGCTAGGATAGAAAGATTCCTTCAACTTAGCGATTCTAAGGAGGATCAAGTTGATGGGGATAATGTTAACATGGATATTTGCCAACCGAGTACTCCAGCTCAATATTTTCATCTCCTGAGGAGACAA aTGTTGAGAAACTATAGAAAGCCCTTGATAGTATTTACaccaaaaattcttttaaggGCACCTGAATGCGTCTCGAAATTCTCTGATATGCAAAAGGGCACCTGTTTTAAACCAGTTTTAG GTGACATAACAGTTAATCCTCCTGCAGTAAAAAGGGTAATTTTAACATCAGGAAAACATTACTATTCCCTAGTTAAGGCAAGGGAAAATTTGGGAGACAATACTACTGCAATTGTGAGAGTGGAATGTTACTGCCCATTTCCTACTGGCGAACTTatgttggaaattaaaaaatatccaaatgcACAAA GCTACATTTGGTGCCAAGAGGAACCACAAAACATGGGGGCTTGGACGTTCATGAAGAGGCGGTTTGAAAATCTCCTTGGAAGACCA cttaaaTACTGTGGTCGCTCCACTCAGGCCTCTCCAGCAGTCGCAGTTGCATTTCTTCACAAACAGCAAGAAATTGAAATACTCACCAAGCCTTTTGTCATgtaa
- the LOC136348803 gene encoding acylphosphatase-2-like, whose amino-acid sequence MSSNERLLTVDFEVFGRVQEDFGFRGFFQEVLALNLISPLLKYTEKEAKKLGLKGWCMNTPNDTVKGVLEGIPSKVEEMKKWLQKTGSPQSRIDTAIFSNEHDIFKYSFDSFSIKH is encoded by the exons ATGAGCTCGAATGAGCGACTGCTGACGGTAGATTTTGAAGTCTTTGGTCGGGTGCAAG AAGATTTCGGTTTCAGGGGTTTTTTTCAGGAAG TTTTAGCACTAAACTTAATTTCTCCTTTGCTTAAGTATACAGAgaaagaagcaaaaaaactaGGACTGAAAGGATGGTGCATGAACACCCCTAATGATACGGTAAAAGGAGTTTTGGAAGGAATTCCATCAAAAGTTGAAGAAAT GAAGAAATGGCTGCAGAAAACTGGAAGTCCTCAGTCAAGAATTGAcactgcaattttttccaatgaaCATGACATTTTTAAGTATTCATTTGATTCTTTTAGTATTAAACATTAG